In the Colius striatus isolate bColStr4 chromosome W, bColStr4.1.hap1, whole genome shotgun sequence genome, one interval contains:
- the LOC104558545 gene encoding protein LSM12: protein MAAPGEYFSVGSQVSCRTCQEQRLQGEVVAFDYPSKMLALKCPSSSGKPNHADILLVNLQYVSEVEIINDRTETPPPLASLNVSKLANKARTEKEEKMSQAYAISAGVSLEGQQLFQTIHKTIKDCKWQEKNIVVMEEVIIAPPYQVENCKGKEGSALSHVRKIVEKHFRDMESQKVMQRSQAQQTQKETSLSS, encoded by the exons ATGGCGGCGCCGGGCGAGTACTTCAGCGTGGGCAGCCAGGTGTCCTGTCGCACTTGCCAGGAGCAGCGCCTTCAGGGCGAGGTTGTTGCCTTCGACTACCCCAGCAAGATGCTAGCGCTCA AATGCCCCTCTTCCAGCGGGAAGCCTAACCACGCAGATATTCTGCTCGTAAACTTACAGTATGTGTCAGAAGTGGAAATAATTAACGACCGCACGGAAACGCCTCCTCCTTTAGCTTCACTCAATGTTAGCAAG CTTGCCAACAAAGCACGGAcggagaaggaagagaaaatgagcCAGGCGTATGCAATTAGTGCTGGTGTCTCTCTGGAGGGGCAGCAGCTCTTCCAGACTATACATAAGAC cattAAAGACTGTAAATGGCAGGAGAAGAACATTGTTGTGATGGAAGAAGTCATCATCGCCCCTCCCTACCAAGTGGAAAACTGTAAAGGCAAAGAGGGGAGTGCCCTGAGTCACGTACGCAAAATA GTGGAGAAACATTTTCGAGACATGGAAAGCCAGAAGGTAATGCAACGTTCACAAGCACAGCAGACACAGAAGGAGACGTCTCTGTCGTCCTGA
- the LOC133628603 gene encoding LOW QUALITY PROTEIN: all-trans-retinol 13,14-reductase-like (The sequence of the model RefSeq protein was modified relative to this genomic sequence to represent the inferred CDS: inserted 2 bases in 2 codons), translating to MWVMLLLLVALGMLVMGLVAHRLFAPSGVPPELNAMVIGSGMGSLAVVGTLAKVGKQVLVLEQHNQTGGCCQIFQEQGNEFNMGIHCVGQMHDGSMLRMALDQLMDGQLCWQRLPDPYNEVNLGPWCYHLRAGKAAFATALEEQFPTEKVAIREFMRLSKMASQHVVLLVLLKMVPQWVAXLLVRTGLIXLDLLIFMAATSHSKAVTCLTDDCDLRTLLSYLFYSQGAVMIGRRLVQ from the exons ATGTGggtcatgctgctgctgctggtggcccTGGGCATGCTGGTGATGGGGCTGGTGGCCCATCGGCTCTTTGCTCCCAGTG GGGTGCCACCAGAGCTGAATGCCATGGTCATCGGTAGCGGCATGGGGAGCCTGGCAGTGGTAGGCACCCTGGCTAAAGTGGGCAAGCAGGtgctggtgctggagcagcacaacCAGACTGGCGGGTGCTGCCAAATCTTCCAGGAGCAGGGCAATGAGTTCAACATGG GCATCCACTGTGTGGGGCAGATGCATGATGGCAGCATGCTGCGCATGGCACTGGACCAGCTGATGGATGGGCAACTGTGCTGGCAGCGTCTGCCCGACCCCTACAATGAGGTGAACCTGGGCCCCTGGTGCTACCATCTCCGTGCTGGCAAGGCTGCCTTTGCCACTGCCCTGGAGGAGCAGTTCCCAACTGAGAAGGTGGCCATCAGGGAGTTTATGAGGCTATCCAAG ATGGCCTCACAACACGTGGTGCTGCTAGTGCTGCTGAAGATGGTGCCGCAGTGGGTGG ACCTCCTGGTCCGCACTGGCCTCA TACTGGATCTACTCATCTTCATGGCAGCCACCAGCCACAGCAAGGCCGTGACCTGTCTGACGGATGACTGTGACCTGCGCACCCTGCTCAGCTACCTCTTTTACAGTCAGGGGGCTGTTATGATAGGGAGGAGGTTGGTGCAATag